Sequence from the Seonamhaeicola sp. ML3 genome:
GCAGATATATGGGGAAATACCAAAGTATGGAATGCCAATACAGGAAAAACTTTAAATGAGCTTAATCGATTTGATAATTATGTATATAGCGCAGATGTTAGTACAAAAGGCGACTACATTGCTTATAACAATAAAACAGGTATCTATTTATTCGATTTAAGAAACTTTAAAGTCATAAAATTAAAAGGTAATAATTACCCCTATTTTGGTGCTTTTTCAAAGCAAGGAGATATGTTTTACTACCGTAACGGTAATGACTATATGGCTTTTAATCTCTTGACTCAAAAAGTTACTAAGCTTTTCGATTCAGGAGTATCTCACGAACACGCCAAAGGAACACAGCTCTCTAGAGATGGGGCGTATTTAATGTTTGTAAATTCCGAAAACAACCACTTATTGTGTTACAACATCTCTAAAAAAGAGAAATACTTTGAATTAAATCTCGATGGTATTGGAGATTATTTAAAAGTATCTTCACCAGAACTGGTAGACTCCAATAAAAAAGTAATTAGAGCAACAGGACTCAAGAATATTAATGGTAAGCAGGTAGAAATTGAGCTTTTCAACTATAATATAGAAACCAAGAAACTTGATAGGTTATCCCCAAAGCGAATACTTAATTTAGAAGATAAATTTAAAGATTTCTATATCAAGGCTAATATGGCTGTAAACCGTGTTTCTCCTAATGAGAAATATTATGCCTTTCAGGATGACTATCATTTAAAAATTCACGATTTAGTGACCAAAAATATTATATATAATGAGTCTTTAAAGAATATAACAAATACTATAGTCTCGGCTAGATTTTCTAGCAACAGCGAATATTTAATCTTAGCTTATCAAGATGGTAAGATTAGAATTCTATCTATTCCCGATTTTAAAGAAGTTAAGCGTTTTTACGGGGCTACTGGTGGGATTTCTGATATTGATATTAAAAGTCATTTTTTAATGGTTTTAGGAACAGACAATAAAATTAATGTTTACGACTTTAAACAAGATTTTAAGCTATTGTACACCTCTACGTTTAAAGAAGGGGGAGAGTTTCTCATAGCTAATAAAGAAGGCTTTTATTATGCTACAAAAGGAACGATTAAATCTGTTGCCTTTAAAAAAGATGAGAAAATATATCCCTTTGAACAATTCGACCTTTATTATAACAGACCAGATAAGGCTTTGGAAAATTTGGTAGATTTAGGTATAGTAGATTCTGTAAGAACAAAAGCGTATCGTCAGGCCTATTTTAAGCGAATTAGCAAGATGGGATTTGAAAAACTCGAGTTAACAAAAGAACTTCATATACCAGAGATTGAAATAAAGACGGCTAATATACCGGTAACGTTAGAAAACAAGAATTTCACATTTGAGATTAAGGCTAAAGATAGTGTCTACAATTTAAATAGAATTAACCTTTGGGTAAATGACATACCTGTCTATGGCAGAAAAGGAAAGTCGTTAAAACCACTTCAATCTAAAGAAATTACTCAAAATATTGACCTTACTTTAATTAGAGGGGGTAATAGGATACAGGTTTCTGTTACCAACGATAAGGGTGTAGAAAGTTTAAGAAAGACCTTTAATATTAATCATGTTGCTCCCAAAGCAAAAAGTAATTTATATGTAATAAGTATTGGGGTGTCTAATTATTTGAATAGTGATTATAACTTAAAATATGCTAAAAAAGATGCAATCGATGTTGGTTCATATTTTCAATCTTTAAGTGATAAATATGCTACTGTAAATAATATTAAAATATTAAATGAAAATGCAACTACTGAAAATATTCTTAAAGTGAAAGACACATTAGAGAATACAAAACCTAACGATATCGTAATCGTTTTTTTTGCAGGGCATGGCGTATTAGATAAGCACTTTGATTATTATCTCGCAACTCACGATATGAATTTTGATGCCCCAGATTTAAAAGGCTTAGCATATGAAGATTTAGAGAGTCTTTTAGACGGGATACCAGCTAGAAAAAAGATACTTTTATTAGATGCCTGTCATTCTGGAGAGATTGATAAAGATAACACTGAGTTTACTAGTACAACTAATAACAATGGTAACATTAAAGTTGCTTACAGGGGCTCTAAAGCTAAAAGCACAAAAAAAGCAAATGTTGGGTTGAAAAATTCATTTGAACTCATGAAGTTATTATTTGCAGATTTAAGAAAAGGTACTGGGGCTATGGTAATTAGTTCGGCTAGTGGTGTGGAGTTTGCTTATGAAGGCGATAAGTGGCAAAATGGGGTGTTTACATATGCTCTGTTAGAAGGGTTAAGAAGTGAAAAATCTGATATTAATGGAGATGGGGTGATTTCAATTTCTGAAATAAAAGATTATGTAGGTAATGAAGTGTCGCGTTTAACGAATGGGCTTCAAAACCCTACATCTCGAGCAGAAAATTTGGAATGGGATTGGAAGTTATACTAAGTGTTATTTACAAAGTTTGAAGCGTTCACAAAGTATAGCTTCAATTTCTTCCTCTGAAACACCTAAACTTTTTAGGTCTAAGATGAAATCTTTGTAAGCCGTTTTTTCTTCTTCGTACTGGTTTCTATCAATTAATTCAAAGGCGAAAAAAGTTAAATTATCTAAATTGGGAAATGCATCTTGCGAAACGGCCCATTCAAAGTGTGTGCTATCATAAAATATAGGAGACTCATTATATAGTGCCAATTGCGAACCGTTGGTTTCGATTTTCAGTAATTCATCCGTTTTAATATTTCTCAAAAACACATAGTAGAATTCGGTGTTTTCTAAAATCTGCCATTTAAATGTAATTTTAGAACTTGCTATTTTAGAATTATTATTTGGTGAAACCATTAACAAATCACTTCTAAAAACACCTGCAATTAAGGCTTTGTCTTCTTTGGTTTTTAGTAATTCATCCCATATATGTTTAAAGTACGCAGCAGTTAAGTTGGATTTCTTTTGCTCTGACTTAAAATTTAGAATATCTCTAAAACCGTATTTCCCATTAACATTAACAAGATAGGTGTTTCCTGAATTGTCAATAGCCGTAAATTCTGCTTGTGGCAGTACTTTTACAAGGTGCTTTTTATTGATCAACGTGCCTTTTTGAAGAAGATTTAATTTGTTATTGTGCTCAACCATAAAAGCGCCTTTACTTTTATATACACACAAGGTGTCCTGAGCTCCCAGATATTGAAAACACAGTAATAATAAAACTAATCTAAAAGGTAACTTTTCCATTGGTATCGCTTTTTTAGATAATCTAAAAGATATGCATAAAAATCTATCATTTCTAGCCCAAATAAGATAAGGATCAATATGGGCGTAACAGATAAGTATACGTTAACCTTTAACAATAAGAGTGCCAAGTATAACAATACAATTGAGATGCTTAGTTGGTATAATTTAATTAAGACATCAAATGCCAAAGTACTTCTTTTGTAAAAACGCATACCGAACATAGTTAGGAAAAAGCAACAGATTATAGCTATTAAATAAACAAGGTAATCGGGAACTTTAGTTATAAAATTTCCACTGGTTAGCATTTTAATAACATTGGCGTGAATGAGCACACCATACATATCGGGAGTGGATTTTCCTGCAAAATTCTCATTTAAAGGCGTGAAGTGTTTGTCTTCAATATCAAAAGGATTTCCAGTAGGCGTTCCTAGGTACCCTAATAACACAATTTTATCCCTCATTGAAGGTATTGATTCTAACTCCAGTAATTCTTGAATATCAAAAATTAAGAACGCATTTAAATTTCCAAAGTAGTTAATGGGTATGCCTTCATTTAGTTTTTTTGAATCAAAATGGCTTAATTTTCCAGATTTTAGAGCCACTTGAGTAGCAAAGGATAATTTATTTTCAGGTGTTTTATAACCTCTAAAACTTCGTATTACCTTATCCTTGTTGTCGAAGTTTACGTTAATAAAACCTTCGACGGGTTTTTCATTTCTGAAATAATCATGATTTTTAATTAAAGTATCATTTTCAAAGTAGTAGGATGTAACAATGTTGTTATGTTTGTTCAGTGCCGATTTTAAAACAGAATCTGTAAACATTTCCTTTTGTTCTTTGAATATAGCATCTAGGCCTATTACTTTTGGATTTTGTTTCTGGATTTTTTCTATGGCTTGTGCAATAGTAAATCTATCAGCATGTTGTATGTTAACTATAATAATATCCTTGTCTATCTTATTAGTTTTGTGAATTTTAGAGTGATAAATATCTGTAAAGCTAAAATCTTTAAAAGCTCTGTAGAATGGGTCTAAGATATTTACGTTGACGAATATAAGTAGTAAGATTCCAGAGACCAGTAAAGTGAGGATGGTGCAAAAAAAGCTATCTCTCCACAGGAGTTTTTTCTTTTCTGAAATCATAAAGTAATATTCTATGTTTTAAATATATAAATTTAAATATAGAACAAAAAAATAGCGACCTATTGGTCGCTATTCTATATTTCGAAATAAAATTATTGTTTAGTCTGCTAAAACAATAACCTTATTGTCTTTTAACTCTAAAGTCCCAGAATTAATTGCCAGCCAAAATCCATTATCAGATTTAGTGAATTTAGATTCAACTTCCTCATCTAAAGAAATATTACCAACAATCTTTACTTGTCCTTCTTTTAATAAAGATACAATAGGAGCGTGGTCTTTAAGCATTTGGAACTCGCCATTCACACCTGGAACAGCAACCGACTCAACTTCTCCACTAAATAAGGTGGCTTCTGGTGATACAATTTCTAAGTACATAAATTTTTAATTAATAATTAATAATCGACAATTATTAATTGATTACGCTTCAGCTAGCATTTTCTCTCCAGCTTCAATAGACTCTTCAATAGTTCCTTTAAGGTTGAAAGCTGCTTCTGGTAAGTGGTCTAACTCACCATCCATAATCATGTTAAAGCCTTTAATAGTATCTTTAATATCAACTAATACTCCTGGAATACCAGTAAATTGCTCTGCTACGTGGAACGGTTGAGATAAGAAACGTTGAACACGTCTTGCTCTACCTACAGCCATTTTATCTTCTTCAGAAAGCTCTTCCATACCAAGGATAGCAATAATATCTTGTAATTCTTTATAGCGTTGTAACAACTCTTTTACTCTTTGAGCACAAGCATAGTGGTCATTTCCTAAAATCTCTGGAGTAAGGATTCTAGAAGTAGAATCTAATGGGTCTACCGCTGGGTAAATACCTAACTCAGCAATTTTACGAGATAATACGGTTGTTGCATCTAAGTGGGCAAAAGTAGTTGCAGGAGCCGGGTCAGTTAAATCATCCGCGGGTACATATACCGCTTGTACTGATGTAATAGAACCTTTCTTGGTTGAAGTAATACGCTCTTGCATAGCACCCATTTCTGTTGCTAATGTTGGTTGGTAACCCACCGCAGATGGCATACGACCTAAAAGTGCCGATACCTCAGAACCTGCTTGTGTAAAACGGAAGATGTTATCTACGAAGAAAAGTACATCTTTTCCTTGTCCGTCACCAGCACCATCACGGAAATACTCGGCGATAGTTAAACCAGATAAGGCTACACGCGCACGTGCTCCAGGAGGCTCATTCATCTGTCCGAATACGAAAGTTGCTTTAGACTCTTTCATGGTCTCTTTATCAACTTTAGCTAAATCCCATCCGCCTTCTTCCATAGAGTGCATAAAATCATCACCGTATTTTATAATACCAGATTCTAACATCTCTCTTAAAAGGTCATTTCCTTCACGAGTTCTTTCACCTACACCAGCAAATACAGATAAACCACCGTGACCTTTTGCAATATTGTTAATTAACTCCTGAATCAATACTGTTTTACCTACACCAGCACCTCCAAATAATCCAATTTTACCACCTTTGGCGTAAGGCTCAATTAAATCGATAACTTTAATACCAGTGAATAAAACTTCGGTAGAAGTAGATAATTCTTCAAACTTAGGTGCTTGACGGTGAATTGGTAATCCAGCCTCCTCAGTTTTAGGTAAGTCACCTAAACCATCAATGGCGTCTCCAATTACATTGAATAAGCGTCCGTAAACGTCTTCACCTATTGGCATTTGAATTGGTGCTCCAGTAGCTATAACTTCTGTACCTCTACTTAAACCATCAGAGGAATCCATAGCGATTGTACGTACAGTATCTTCTCCAATATGAGATTGTACTTCTAATACTAAGGTAGAACCGTCAGGTCTTTTAATTTCTAATGAATCATAAATCTTTGGAAGTTCTGAACCGGCTGCGAATTCAACATCAATAACTGGTCCAACTATCTGTGCAACTTTACCTGTAACTTGTGACATTACTTATCTGTTTAATATTATGCGATTTAATTGTGTGAAAACACGATGTCGTTTTCGGCTGCAAAGATATGGGTTTTAATTAAATATAAAACTTCTTTTCTATTCTTTTTTGGAACAAAAAAACACCTTTGGGTTAAAGGTGTTTTAAATACTATTTTTTAGTCTTATGTTACTGTAGTGTAGGGGAGTAATTTGTTGGATAGTTCCCTACATCGACCAGATTTCCAGAATCTTCAAAATTAGTTCCATACTGGGCATCTATGGCTTTCATAAACTCATTAGCTGCCATAGCATAACCTCTTGAAGTAAGATGAACGCCATCTAAAGAAAAAGCGCCTCCCGTTACCAGATTCGATTTTAGTATAAAATTATTATAAGGGATTCCAGTACTCGCCAACTGTGTTAACAAAGCATTTGCATCTACAAAAGCCAATCCAGCACTAGCAGCAGTGTTTTGTATAACGGTATTGTAAGCATCAATCGCTGTTTTTATTTCCTGTTGTTCACTTGGAAGTAAAACCCATTTGTCTGACAGAGGTAATGTTATACCTTCTGTAGAAAACTGATCAGCAATGGCCTCAGGCAACTGAAACCCTTGTAGTGCATCAGATGACGTTTCGTTAACCTCACCTATAACAGAGAGACTTGGTAAAACCAGTAAGTCATTTTCGTTTGCTTGTCTAGCTTGTCCATAAACATTACCGAAAATTGTGGCTACCACTGGAGCGGCTTCTGCTGGTAAGCCGAACGATTGTAAGAAACCAGGAAATGTGGGGCTAGCTAATAGTGCTCCTGTAATTTGAGCCGAGAGATCTGTTAGGGTTTCATCGTGAATAACAACACCATTAGCTTCGGTAGTTGAAAATGTAATGGTGCGTGATGGGTCAAGAACCGCGAAAATCTGGTTTAAAGCTCCATAAACATTGTTTAGGGTAGGGATTTGTGCTACCAGAGCAGGGCCATTATCTTCATCGTTAGGGTCTAAGGCATTATAAGGAACTGTGGTAAAGTGAGGGATGTCTGTTACATAAGGAATATTGGCAACAACCCCTTTAGCATTACCAGAAGTTAACGTTGCTACTATAGCTCCGTAGGTTTGGGTAAATCCTACTCCTGGAGGGCCATCAAGCGGGGTGATTGGGTCTGACCCATCACCTCCTGAAGTTGCATAACCCAAAACATCATTGGAACCAATCCATAATGAGAAAAATGTAGGAGATTGAGCCATAGAAAGTTCTAATACCGAGGCATTGGGTGTAGAACCCGTCATTCGAATAAAATAAGGGTTAGCTAAACCTAGGGCAAAATTTGAAAGGTTACCATATCCTGGTGCTAACAAATGAAAACTTTTTGCTCCTGGAACACCCATATTGTTGAATGGTCCCGTTGGATTATTTAACAAGATATCTGTTGTAGACATAACGGGCCCAATGACGTCTTCTAAATTTTTAGGCGCACCGCCAGTGGTCACCAATCTGGGTTTAAGTATATGTTCACCTGTAAGTGGACTAAAGATTTTATTTCCTCCTAATATCAATCCACCAATGTTGTCATTCATAAGTGGTTGGGTGAAATCACCACCTCCCAAGAGCGCAAACTTTTGAGATAGTATATTGGGCATGGAATTCTCCTGAGTTGCCTTGAATAGTGCGTTATCGCTAAATCCAGCTGTTAGTGAGTTACCTACAGCTACATACTTCGTAAAATCTACAGAGCCAGTTGTTAGCGCAGGTAATATAATTTCTGGTTGAGGTTCTATATTAGTATCCTTTAATACATCTTCGGGTTCATTACAGGCTGTAAGAATGAATAAGCCAACTAGTAACCATATATATTTAGTATTCATCATTTTCATTTTTTAGTTATTAATTGTCCAAGAAATATAATATTGAGAACCAATGAAACCAGTACCAAAGGCTGTGAAGTACTCATCACCTAATAGGTTTGTAGCCCCAGCTTTGAAGGTAGATTTAAAACTAGGTACCTTTAAATTTATTTGAGCATCTACTACATGAAATTCTGGTACCAATCCGTTTCCAAATGTTGCTTCCCAGAAATAATCATCACTAAATCTGTAAGCTATATTAAATCCGAAATTTTTGAACAATTCTGTATTACCAAAAGAAGCTTTAAACTTGTGTTCTGGGGTGTTGAAATTGGTTGTAAAATCTGGGAATCTACTTCTGTCAAAGTCTAATTTAGCATAGGTGTAACTACCATTTAAATCGAAATCGCCAAACACTTTTGTTGATATTCCAATGGAAGCACCATAGGAGTTCACATCAGCGGGAGAATTGGTATATGTACTCCAAGGCTGAAAATCGTCGTTAGCAATGGCGGCTACTGAAAGTGAATTGTCTCCTACCGTTCCATAAAAAGGCGATATTACGACTTCTTGAGATATGAAGTCTTTGTACCTATTGTAATAGGCACTAAAATCTACTATTAAATTTTCGAATTTACCTCTATAGCCTACCTCGACAGAAGATACTTGTTCTGGTTTTATGATGTCTGGATTTGCAACCTCTAAAACGGCTGGATTCCCAGTTTCGGCGAGTTCCATGACAGAACTTGCGGTATAAGAGTTTTCGTAGGCCACTCTTCCGGTTTGAGTAACTGAAGACCCTTGCCCAAGAGCTTGTCCTTCATTACTAATATCAAACGTTCTTGTGTATCTGTCTAAATTATCAGGGGCTGAACCTACAAGAATAGCTCTACCGGCATCTAAACCAATAAACAAATCTTGGGTCGTTGGATTTCTAAAACCTGTTTGAACAGATGCTCGAATATTATGATTTTCATTTATTGTTAGACCAGCCGATAATCTGGGCGAATAAAAGCCATCAAAAAACTCAGATTTGTCATAACGAATAGACCCTGTTAGCTTTAGTTCCAACAAATCATTCAACTCAATATTTTTTTGTATTTGGGTATAGATACCAAATTCAGAATAATCTATTGGACCATCAGAATCGGTGTAAATTGTTCCAGAAGAATTCAAACTATACCTTCTGTAAGATCCACCAACTTGTATTTCTGCCCAATCAATTAAATGCCCAAAGTTATAATTGGCATCAGAATGATAGTATTTAGAAGCATCTTGGAATTTGGAACCCGTACTTAAATCTGGGTCATTTATACTTCTGTTAAAAGCGGCTATAAATTCAGGAGACCCTGGTTCGAACCTTCCAGATTCGGCTTGAGCTCTAGCAGCAGCATGAGCTTGCGATTCTGTAGCGCCACCTAAGGTAGCACCTGCAAAAGTTTGAATGTACTCACCAAACCACTGCTCGTCGCTTTTCCATGCTCTGTTAATGTTTATACCAGTGAAAACCATATCGTAGGAATCACCTGCTTTATCGGCTACAACATAACCTCTTAAAAAGAAATTATCGTTTTTAAACTCTAGCTTGTGTTGCTGCTGGAAAAAGTTAGCAATGTTATATCTGTTCGTTCCTTGGTATATTGTAGAACCTGTTCCCACTTTACCAACATATTGAATTTCGAAGTCGTCTTTCCAAGGTCTCAAATATAATCCCCAATCGGCCTTCACACTTTCAGCGTTATAATTTGTTAAATCCCTTTCGTTGTAACCAGTTCTGCTTATGTCCACATTGGGTATAATGCCTTTAACACTCTCTGGTGCGAGTGATCTGATGTTAGCAGAAACTTCATCTCCATATACGTTAATACCATCATAATCTAAATCTGCCCTTGTTCTGGAAGGATCTATCTTATCTATTTCGCTTGTTGCTGCCCAGTCGGTACCTTTCAAATATGCAAAGTTGACTTTAGCTGCAAAAACATCATTGAATTTGTGAGCAGCTCGTATTCCAAAATCCCTGTACGTGTTGTCACCAGCAGATTCTTGAGATGTAATACCTTGTTTGTAATAGGCGCTTATACCGTGGTGGTCGAAAGGATTTTTACTACGCATGAAGAGAATACCATTAAAGGCGTTAGCACCATATAGAGCAGAAGACGCTCCTGGTAACAACTCTACGCTTTGCACATCAGTTTCTATCATACCGACTAAATTTCCTATAGGGAAGTTCAAAGCAGGCGTAGAATTATCCATTCCGTCTACTAATTGCATAAATCGGTTATTAGCAAAAGTTGCAAATCCTCTTGTGTTAATAGATTTAAATGTTAAACTGTTGGTGTTTACATCAACACCTTTTAGATTTTCAAGACCATCGTAAAAGTCTGCCGAAGCGGTGTTTTTGATATCCTTGATTCCAAAGCGTTCAACCGTTACAGGAGACTCGAATATACGTTCGGGTGTTCTTGAGGCAGAAATAACAACAGCATCTAGGGATGTCCCTTCTTTAAGGATAATTGCGATATTCTGACCTTTTTCTGTAATTTCTCGTGTGGTAGCTTCGAAACCGACGATACTAAT
This genomic interval carries:
- a CDS encoding CHASE2 domain-containing protein, with protein sequence MISEKKKLLWRDSFFCTILTLLVSGILLLIFVNVNILDPFYRAFKDFSFTDIYHSKIHKTNKIDKDIIIVNIQHADRFTIAQAIEKIQKQNPKVIGLDAIFKEQKEMFTDSVLKSALNKHNNIVTSYYFENDTLIKNHDYFRNEKPVEGFINVNFDNKDKVIRSFRGYKTPENKLSFATQVALKSGKLSHFDSKKLNEGIPINYFGNLNAFLIFDIQELLELESIPSMRDKIVLLGYLGTPTGNPFDIEDKHFTPLNENFAGKSTPDMYGVLIHANVIKMLTSGNFITKVPDYLVYLIAIICCFFLTMFGMRFYKRSTLAFDVLIKLYQLSISIVLLYLALLLLKVNVYLSVTPILILILFGLEMIDFYAYLLDYLKKRYQWKSYLLD
- a CDS encoding F0F1 ATP synthase subunit epsilon, producing MYLEIVSPEATLFSGEVESVAVPGVNGEFQMLKDHAPIVSLLKEGQVKIVGNISLDEEVESKFTKSDNGFWLAINSGTLELKDNKVIVLAD
- the atpD gene encoding F0F1 ATP synthase subunit beta translates to MSQVTGKVAQIVGPVIDVEFAAGSELPKIYDSLEIKRPDGSTLVLEVQSHIGEDTVRTIAMDSSDGLSRGTEVIATGAPIQMPIGEDVYGRLFNVIGDAIDGLGDLPKTEEAGLPIHRQAPKFEELSTSTEVLFTGIKVIDLIEPYAKGGKIGLFGGAGVGKTVLIQELINNIAKGHGGLSVFAGVGERTREGNDLLREMLESGIIKYGDDFMHSMEEGGWDLAKVDKETMKESKATFVFGQMNEPPGARARVALSGLTIAEYFRDGAGDGQGKDVLFFVDNIFRFTQAGSEVSALLGRMPSAVGYQPTLATEMGAMQERITSTKKGSITSVQAVYVPADDLTDPAPATTFAHLDATTVLSRKIAELGIYPAVDPLDSTSRILTPEILGNDHYACAQRVKELLQRYKELQDIIAILGMEELSEEDKMAVGRARRVQRFLSQPFHVAEQFTGIPGVLVDIKDTIKGFNMIMDGELDHLPEAAFNLKGTIEESIEAGEKMLAEA
- a CDS encoding G-D-S-L family lipolytic protein, encoding MMNTKYIWLLVGLFILTACNEPEDVLKDTNIEPQPEIILPALTTGSVDFTKYVAVGNSLTAGFSDNALFKATQENSMPNILSQKFALLGGGDFTQPLMNDNIGGLILGGNKIFSPLTGEHILKPRLVTTGGAPKNLEDVIGPVMSTTDILLNNPTGPFNNMGVPGAKSFHLLAPGYGNLSNFALGLANPYFIRMTGSTPNASVLELSMAQSPTFFSLWIGSNDVLGYATSGGDGSDPITPLDGPPGVGFTQTYGAIVATLTSGNAKGVVANIPYVTDIPHFTTVPYNALDPNDEDNGPALVAQIPTLNNVYGALNQIFAVLDPSRTITFSTTEANGVVIHDETLTDLSAQITGALLASPTFPGFLQSFGLPAEAAPVVATIFGNVYGQARQANENDLLVLPSLSVIGEVNETSSDALQGFQLPEAIADQFSTEGITLPLSDKWVLLPSEQQEIKTAIDAYNTVIQNTAASAGLAFVDANALLTQLASTGIPYNNFILKSNLVTGGAFSLDGVHLTSRGYAMAANEFMKAIDAQYGTNFEDSGNLVDVGNYPTNYSPTLQ
- a CDS encoding TonB-dependent receptor domain-containing protein translates to MKTIIPFIFLLFCSLSYSQTTISGSVKDESGQPLPGANIIIVGTTTGTVSDFDGNFELTSNQNPPFSIKISIVGFEATTREITEKGQNIAIILKEGTSLDAVVISASRTPERIFESPVTVERFGIKDIKNTASADFYDGLENLKGVDVNTNSLTFKSINTRGFATFANNRFMQLVDGMDNSTPALNFPIGNLVGMIETDVQSVELLPGASSALYGANAFNGILFMRSKNPFDHHGISAYYKQGITSQESAGDNTYRDFGIRAAHKFNDVFAAKVNFAYLKGTDWAATSEIDKIDPSRTRADLDYDGINVYGDEVSANIRSLAPESVKGIIPNVDISRTGYNERDLTNYNAESVKADWGLYLRPWKDDFEIQYVGKVGTGSTIYQGTNRYNIANFFQQQHKLEFKNDNFFLRGYVVADKAGDSYDMVFTGININRAWKSDEQWFGEYIQTFAGATLGGATESQAHAAARAQAESGRFEPGSPEFIAAFNRSINDPDLSTGSKFQDASKYYHSDANYNFGHLIDWAEIQVGGSYRRYSLNSSGTIYTDSDGPIDYSEFGIYTQIQKNIELNDLLELKLTGSIRYDKSEFFDGFYSPRLSAGLTINENHNIRASVQTGFRNPTTQDLFIGLDAGRAILVGSAPDNLDRYTRTFDISNEGQALGQGSSVTQTGRVAYENSYTASSVMELAETGNPAVLEVANPDIIKPEQVSSVEVGYRGKFENLIVDFSAYYNRYKDFISQEVVISPFYGTVGDNSLSVAAIANDDFQPWSTYTNSPADVNSYGASIGISTKVFGDFDLNGSYTYAKLDFDRSRFPDFTTNFNTPEHKFKASFGNTELFKNFGFNIAYRFSDDYFWEATFGNGLVPEFHVVDAQINLKVPSFKSTFKAGATNLLGDEYFTAFGTGFIGSQYYISWTINN